One stretch of Eupeodes corollae chromosome 2, idEupCoro1.1, whole genome shotgun sequence DNA includes these proteins:
- the LOC129947971 gene encoding regucalcin-like: MSYKVEALPDSFCLLGEGPHWDIEKQSLYFVDIENAQVLRYDYAENKVYRCQIENEKLASYIIPIEGANNKFLVGIGRRISVINWDGFSKTCKVEKDILTVEEGDPKCTQNRINDGKCDPRGRLFCGTMNTIDIFSNRTGNFYRIDEGGKYKLLKDNIGISNGLAWNEKNNKFYYIDSLDLKVREYDYDFETGCLKNPRDAFNLTSLQEEGKMVVPDGMTIDSDGNLYVATFGGSSVYKVDPKNGQILLQIKLPCEQITSAAFGGPNLDILYVTTARLLNKPAPGGTTYKITGIGAKGLPMAKCKLPL, translated from the exons aTGTCTTACAAGGTAGAAGCATTACCAGACTCATTTTGTCTGTTAGGTGAAGGACCTCATTGGGATAtcgaaaaacaaagtttatacTTTGTTGATATTGAAAATGCTCAAGTGTTGCGTTATGACTATGCAGAGAATAAAGTATACAGATGTCAAATAG AAAACGAGAAATTGGCATCGTATATTATACCAATTGAAGGAGCAAATAACAAGTTCTTAGTTGGAATTGGACGTCGTATTTCTGTCATAAATTGGgatggtttttcaaaaacatgcaaagtagaaaaagatattctAACTGTTGAAGAAGGAGATCCTAAATGTACACAAAATCGCATCAATGATGGAAAATGTGATCCTCGTGGACGTCTTTTTTGTGGCACCATGAATACTATAGACATTTTTAGTAACCGTACTGGAAACTTTTATAGAATAGACGAAGGTGGAAAATATAAGTTGTTGAAAGATAATATTGGAATTTCTAATGGACTGGCatggaatgaaaaaaacaataaattttattacatcGATTCATTGGATTTGAAAGTTCGAGAGTATGATTATGATTTTGAAACTGGTTGTTTAA AAAATCCAAGAGATGCATTTAATCTTACAAGCCTTCAGGAAGAAGGAAAAATGGTTGTTCCCGATGGAATGACTATTGATTCCGATGGAAATTTGTATGTTGCTACGTTTGGTGGATCTTCTGTTTATAAAGTCGACCCAAA gAATGGTCAAATTTTGCTTCAAATTAAACTTCCATGTGAGCAAATAACTTCTGCTGCATTTGGTGGACCAAATTTAGATATATTGTATGTTACTACAGCTAGGCTTCTAAATAAACCAGCACCAGGAGGAACAACTTACAAGATAACTGGCATTGGGGCTAAAGGTCTTCCAATGGCAAAGTGTAAACTtccattataa